The following coding sequences are from one Plectropomus leopardus isolate mb chromosome 10, YSFRI_Pleo_2.0, whole genome shotgun sequence window:
- the cops8 gene encoding COP9 signalosome complex subunit 8, whose product MQQLGINMPTAVIMEENFDKLLEQCEAQELEAPGGIATPQVYAQLLSLYLLHNDMNNGRYLWKRIPQAIKSANPELTSIWAVGQRIWQRDFPGIYTAIAAYQWSENILPVMEALRESTRQRAYSLVAQAYTSIAADDFAAFVGYSVEEAVKGVVSQGWQADPATRMVMPKKPDPPPVSLVPNEQQLARLTDYVAFLEN is encoded by the exons ATGCAACAGCTAGGCATCAACATGCCTACTGCTGTGATTATGGAGGaaaattttgataaattattaGAGCAATGCGAAGCTCAAGAGCTCGAG GCTCCAGGGGGCATTGCAACTCCTCAGGTGTACGCTCAGCTGCTGTCGCTCTATTTACTCCATAATGACAT GAATAATGGCAGATATCTCTGGAAACGGATTCCACAAGCAATAAAATCG GCAAACCCTGAGTTAACATCTATTTGGGCTGTCGGCCAACGCATTTGGCAGCGAGACTTTCCAGGGATCTACACAGCGATCGCAGCTTACCAGTGGTCAGAGAATATCCTTCCGGTCATGGAGGCTCTCCGAg AGAGCACACGGCAAAGGGCGTACAGTCTAGTGGCCCAGGCATACACTTCCATCGCAGCAGATGACTTCGCTGCCTTTGTAGGATACTCTGTGGAAGAAGCAGTAAAGG GTGTGGTGAGCCAGGGCTGGCAGGCAGACCCGGCGACCAGGATGGTGATGCCCAAAAAACCAG ATCCTCCCCCCGTCTCATTGGTTCCAAATGAGCAGCAGTTGGCTAGACTCACTGACTACGTGGCTTTCCTTGAGAACTGA
- the trim63b gene encoding E3 ubiquitin-protein ligase TRIM63: protein MDVQRTGSMVRPPSPMDSLEKQLSCPICLDMFTKPVVILPCQHNLCRSCASDLYDSRNPYRFSGGVFRCPTCRFEVVLDRHGVHGLQRNLLVENIIDLYKQQQEGSGSGGTETTLKPKESKEPMCQEHEDEKINIYCVTCQTPTCSMCKVFGQHKDCEVAPLASVYQAQKGELSNAIDTLVASNGRLQALLNQMEDACRAVQDNAQRAKQGLAERFDLLYAVLEERKTVLLEQIGKEQDEKVAALRALAQRYGERLQSSTELTDTAVRALEQGGAAEFLLASKGLITKTKDAAKCSLGEERPEPGFEKMDHFTLSTEHVEAVLAKMDFGVGDDDEFEDAEEEEEE, encoded by the coding sequence ATGGACGTTCAGAGGACAGGCTCTATGGTGCGGCCCCCAAGCCCCATGGATAGCCTGGAGAAGCAGCTGAGCTGCCCCATCTGCCTGGACATGTTCACCAAACCTGTGGTCATCCTGCCCTGCCAGCACAACTTGTGCCGTAGTTGCGCCAGTGACCTGTACGACTCACGCAACCCATACCGCTTCTCCGGCGGTGTCTTTCGCTGTCCTACCTGCCGTTTTGAGGTTGTGCTTGACCGCCATGGTGTGCATGGGCTCCAGCGTAACCTGTTGGTAGAAAACATCATTGACCTCTATAAGCAGCAGCAAGAAGGCAGCGGCAGTGGAGGCACAGAAACCACCCTGAAACCAAAAGAATCCAAAGAACCGATGTGCCAAGAACACGAGGATGAGAAAATCAACATCTACTGCGTGACTTGCCAGACACCCACCTGCTCCATGTGCAAAGTGTTTGGCCAGCATAAGGACTGCGAGGTGGCACCTTTAGCAAGTGTTTACCAGGCCCAGAAGGGTGAACTGAGTAACGCCATCGATACCCTGGTGGCCAGCAATGGCCGCCTGCAGGCCCTGCTCAACCAGATGGAAGACGCCTGCCGTGCTGTGCAGGACAATGCTCAGCGTGCCAAACAAGGGCTAGCTGAACGCTTTGACCTGCTATATGCTGTCCTGGAAGAGCGCAAGACCGTTCTCTTAGAGCAGATTGGTAAAGAGCAAGACGAAAAGGTGGCGGCTCTGCGGGCTCTGGCGCAACGTTACGGCGAACGATTGCAGAGTAGTACCGAGCTCACAGACACGGCTGTGAGGGCGCTGGAGCAGGGCGGCGCTGCTGAGTTTCTCTTGGCCTCCAAGGGCCTCATCACGAAGACCAAAGATGCAGCTAAATGCTCGCTGGGGGAAGAGAGGCCAGAGCCTGGCTTCGAGAAGATGGACCACTTCACTTTGTCGACagagcatgttgaggcagtccTGGCAAAAATGGACTTTGGAGtgggtgatgatgatgaatttgaggatgcagaggaggaggaggaggaataa